From Manduca sexta isolate Smith_Timp_Sample1 chromosome 21, JHU_Msex_v1.0, whole genome shotgun sequence, the proteins below share one genomic window:
- the LOC115448121 gene encoding glutamate dehydrogenase, mitochondrial-like: MSLALCRNILSLSAKTPLQISVRHYDIPEHLQKVASDPNPSFYRMVEYFYHNAVKVCEASLLEYLQKHTHLSDKKRRQRVTGILKVMGSCNSSLQFEFPLQRKNGDYEIVQGYRSQHSVHRLPCKGGIRFSDEVNMEEVKALAALMTYKCACSSIPFGGSKGGVAINPKKYTIAELQRITRRYTLELAKKNYIGAGIDVPAPDMNTSGREMSWIVDTYIKTLGYHDINAAACVTGKPINGGGIHGRVEATGRGVFMTISTFMHDEYWMKEIGIEPGFKNKTAIIQGYGNVGSYAAVYLQQHGVKVIGVQEVDCNLHNPEGINTTELQQYKAKNKGSVKGFSGAKEMGPELLFEKCDILVVAAMEKTVNTEVASKLNCKVIGEGANGPTTPAADAILRDKKILVLPDLLANAGGVTVSYFEYLKNINHVSFGKLSIKFWRDSNTALLDSVEQSLKAAKVDAKIEPSPVFQTMMSGASEIHIVNSGLEYSMANACQNVMRSAKMHNLGLDLRTAAYITAIEKIFVTYDEMGLAL; the protein is encoded by the exons ATGTCCTTAGCATTATGTAGAAATATACTAAGCCTTTCGGCCAAAACTCCGCTGCAAATATCTGTGAGACATTATGATATCCCGGAGCACCTCCAGAAAGTGGCTTCGGACCCGAATCCGAGTTTCTACAGGATGGTGGAATACTTCTACCACAACGCGGTGAAAGTGTGCGAGGCGAGTCTACTGGAGTACCTGCAGAAACACACGCATTTGTCTGATAAGAAACGTCGACAGAGAGTTACTGgtattttaaaa GTAATGGGATCCTGCAACAGCTCCCTCCAGTTTGAGTTTCCTTTGCAAAGAAAAAATGGAGACTATGAAATAGTACAGGGTTACCGCTCACAGCACAGTGTGCATCGACTGCCCTGTAAAGGAG GTATACGGTTCTCTGATGAAGTGAACATGGAGGAAGTGAAGGCTCTAGCCGCCTTGATGACGTACAAGTGCGCTTGTTCCAGTATTCCGTTCGGAGGATCCAAAGGAG GTGTTGCGATAAACCCAAAGAAATACACGATAGCTGAGCTGCAAAGAATCACGAGACGGTACACTTTGGAACTGGCtaagaaaaattatatag GTGCCGGCATCGATGTTCCGGCTCCGGATATGAACACGTCAGGCCGGGAGATGTCTTGGATCGTCGACACCTACATTAAGACATTAG GTTACCACGATATCAATGCGGCTGCGTGCGTGACCGGCAAGCCGATCAACGGCGGCGGCATCCACGGCCGCGTCGAGGCCACCGGCCGCGGCGTCTTCATGACCATCAGCACCTTCATGCACGACGAATACTGGATGAAGGAGATCGGCATCGAGCCAGGGTTCAAG AACAAGACGGCTATAATCCAAGGATACGGCAACGTGGGGAGCTACGCCGCCGTGTATCTTCAACAGCACGGTGTGAAGGTCATCGGTGTTCAGGAGGTGGACTGCAACCTGCACAACCCTGAAGGGATCAATACCACG GAGTTACAGCAGTACAAAGCGAAAAACAAGGGTTCCGTAAAGGGATTCTCGGGCGCCAAAGAGATGGGCCCCGAGCTCCTGTTCGAGAAGTGCGACATACTGGTGGTGGCTGCTATGGAGAAGACCGTCAACACAGAAGTAGCTTCCAAACTCAATTGTAAA GTGATAGGCGAAGGCGCGAACGGTCCCACCACCCCGGCAGCCGACGCGATCCTGCGCGACAAGAAGATCCTCGTGCTGCCGGACCTGCTCGCCAACGCGGGCGGCGTCACCGTCTCCTACTTCGAGTACCTGAAGAACATCAACCACGTCAGCTTCGGGAAGCTCAGCATCAAGTTCTGGCGGGACTCTAATACTGCGCTGTTGG ACTCCGTGGAGCAGTCTCTGAAGGCGGCCAAGGTGGACGCGAAGATCGAGCCGTCGCCGGTGTTCCAGACGATGATGTCTGGCGCCAGCGAGATTCACATCGTCAACTCGGGGCTCGAGTACTCTATGGCCAACGCTTGTCAG AACGTGATGCGCTCAGCTAAAATGCACAACCTGGGACTTGACCTGCGCACCGCCGCGTACATTACAGCTATAGAGAAGATTTTCGTCACATACGATGAAATGGGCTTGGCGTTATAA
- the LOC115448122 gene encoding GDP-L-fucose synthase, translating to MGDEKRVILVTGGSGLVGKAITTAVEEEQNKGSIHSLQETWIFCGSKDADLRDKEQTEALFEKHKPTHVIHLAAMVGGLFHNMRHNLEFFRDNMAINENVLYASHKNNVKKVVSCLSTCIFPDKTTYPIDETMVHNGPPHNSNFGYSYAKRMIDILNKGYHESHGRMFTSVIPCNVFGPYDNYSLETSHVIPAIIRRMDDAMLKGDPTFTVMGTGKPLRQFIYSLDLARLFIWVLRNYESVEPIVLSVDEKDEVSIGQVAELIKKAHGYQGQIVYDTTKPDGQFKKTASNNKLRSLNKEFQFTPLETAIQESVTWYKNNKQNARI from the exons atGGGCGACGAGAAACGGGTGATATTAGTTACTGGTGGATCGGGTTTAGTAGGAAAAGCAATAACAACAGCAGTAGAGGAAGAACAAAACAAAGGAAGCATCCATTCGTTACAGGAAACATGGATATTTTGCGGTTCCAAGGATGCCGACCTTCG gGATAAAGAGCAAACAGAGGCATTGTTTGAGAAACACAAACCAACACATGTCATACACTTAGCTGCTATGGTCGGTGGTCTGTTCCACAACATGAGACATAACTTGGAGTTCTTT AGAGACAACATGGCCATAAATGAGAATGTACTTTACGCAAGTCACAAAAACAATGTGAAGAAAGTAGTTTCCTGTCTATCAACATGCATTTTCCCAGATAAAACAACTTATCCAATAGACGAGACGATGGTGCACAATGGACCACCACACAACTCTAACTTTGGATACAGTTATGCTAAGAGAATGATAGACATATTAAATAA AGGCTACCATGAGTCCCACGGGAGAATGTTCACATCAGTGATACCCTGTAATGTGTTTGGTCCGTACGACAACTACAGCCTGGAGACCAGCCACGTCATCCCTGCAATTATTAGACGAATGGACGATGCTATGCTGAAAG GAGATCCAACATTCACAGTGATGGGAACAGGCAAGCCGTTGCGACAGTTCATCTATTCGCTGGACCTAGCGCGTCTGTTCATATGGGTGTTACGGAACTACGAGAGCGTCGAACCCATTGTGTTATCAG TTGACGAAAAAGACGAGGTATCGATCGGACAAGTGGCAGAGTTAATAAAGAAAGCGCACGGGTACCAGGGACAGATTGTGTACGACACCACCAAGCCCGACGGACAGTTCAAGAAGACTGCGTCCAACAACAAGCTCAGGTCGCTGAACAAGGAGTTCCAGTTCACACCACTAGAGACGGCCATACAAGAGTCGGTCACGTGGTACAAGAATAATAAGCAGAATGCTAGGATATAG
- the LOC115448119 gene encoding phenylalanine--tRNA ligase alpha subunit encodes MELNERILHYLDQHGSGDTIEIASEFNEDHQKVVGAIKSLETLEMVTAIKVQHLKWELTEEGLHVADNGSHEAVIYSSIPDGGMAQAEIMKTVPNAKVGFSKAMSAGWIYIDKSGGAPLVKKKVESITDTVQEHLIEIRKGIDNLPQNVKNDYKKRKLMQEITIKGFKLSKGPQFATTIKKLETELTTEMMLSGSWKTLQFKPYNFQALGQPPECGHLHPLLKVRSEFREIFLEMGFTEMPTNQYIESSFWNFDALFQPQQHPARDAHDTFFMSTPAKTENFPMDYLERVKKVHSEGGYGSQGYRYKWKIEEAQKNLLRTHTTAVSARMLYRLAQQDQFTPQKYFSIDKVFRNETLDATHLAEFHQVEGVVAERGLGLADLISVLDAFFKRLGFDKIQFKPAYNPYTEPSMEIFAFHTGLDKWIEIGNSGVFRPEMLLPMGLPEDVNVIAWGLSLERPTMIKYHLNNIRDLVGPKVDLRMVQESRICRLDK; translated from the exons ATGGAGCTAAATGAAAGGATTCTCCACTACCTAGACCAACATGGTAGTGGTGATACGATTGAAATAGCTAGTGAATTCAATGAAGACCATCAGAAAGTTGTCGGTGCCATTAAAAGTTTGGAGACACTGGAGATGGTGACTGCGATAAAAGTTCAACATCTTAAATGGGAGTTGACTGAAGAAGGGCTGCACGTCGCCGACAACGGCAGCCATGAGGCTGTGATTTACAGTAGTATTCCTGATGGTGGGATGGCACAGGCTGAAATTATGAAG aCTGTACCAAATGCAAAAGTAGGATTCAGCAAAGCCATGTCAGCAGGGTGGATATACATAGACAAATCTGGAGGAGCACccctagtaaaaaaaaaagttgagtCCATCACAGACACTGTGCAAGAACACCTCATAGAAATACGCAAGGGCATAGACAACCTACCTCAAAACGTAAAGAATGATTACAAAAAACGAAAGCTGATGCAAGAGATCACCATCAAAGGATTCAAGCTCTCAAAGGGACCACAATTTGCAACAACAATTAAGAAGCTAGAGACTGAATTAACCACTGAAATGATGTTGTCTGGGTCTTGGAAGACATTGCAGTTCAAGCCATACAATTTCCAAGCTTTGG GTCAACCACCAGAATGTGGTCATCTCCATCCACTGCTCAAAGTGCGTTCCGAATTCCGTGAAATCTTCCTTGAAATGGGCTTCACTGAGATGCCAACCAACCAGTACATCGAAAGCTCTTTCTGGAATTTCGACGCTCTGTTCCAACCACAGCAGCACCCAGCCAGGGACGCGCACGACACTTTCTTCATGTCCACACCAGCTAAGACAGAAAACTTCCCAATGGATTACTTGGAGAGAGTCAAAAAGGTTCATAGCGAAGGTGGCTATGGATCGCAG GGCTACAGGTATAAATGGAAGATTGAGGAGGCACAGAAGAACCTGCTGCGGACCCACACCACGGCCGTGAGCGCGCGCATGCTGTACCGACTCGCGCAGCAGGACCAGTTCACTCCGCAGAAGTACTTCAGCATTGACAAG GTGTTCCGTAACGAGACCCTGGACGCGACGCACCTGGCGGAGTTCCACCAGGTGGAGGGCGTGGTGGCGGAGCGCGGGCTCGGGCTGGCCGACCTCATCAGCGTACTCGACGCGTTCTTCAAGCGCCTCGGCTTCGACAAGATCCAGTTCAAACCCGCCTATAACCCCTACACCGAGCCTAGCATGGAGATATTCGCTTTTCACACTG GTCTGGACAAATGGATAGAGATTGGCAACTCAGGAGTGTTCCGGCCTGAGATGCTTCTCCCCATGGGCTTGCCTGAAGACGTCAATGTCATTGCTTGGGGTCTGTCGTTAGAACGGCCCACTATGATCAAATACCATCTTAATAATATCAGGGACCTCGTGGGACCCAAAGTGGACCTACGAATGGTCCAAGAAAGTCGTATCTGCAGactggataaataa